TCATACCCGTTTGCGGATTTACACCGTTTGCCTGCCAGCCATAAAATACACCTAGAGGCTGTCCTACTATTGCACGATTTAAATCACCAACACCACCTCTCATTTCTTTCAGTCCCTCTGGTAATGCCAAAACTTTATTTCGGTTAAAAGTCATATTCAGAGAGGTAGTCCACTTAAATTCACCAACCAGATTTTTAGTTGTCAACTCAAACTCAAAACCCTTATTTTCTATATCTCCCGAATTCGTAAATCTATTGATGTAACCGGAACTGGTCAGGATGGGTAATCCAATTAACAAGTCGGAAGTTTTCTTGTAATAATAGTCAGCTAACAGCGATATCCTGTTATTCAGGAAGCCTGCATCAATACCCACATTCCATTGGCGTGTAGTTTCCCATTTCAGATCCCGGTCTCCCAGTACATTGGGTATAAAACCAGCCATACCCAGGTAATTGCTGTTTCCGGAGTATAAGGAGCGACTGGCATAGTTACCAATATTTTGATTACCTGTAATTCCCCAACTCGCCCGAAGTTTCAGGTCATTCAATATTTTGGAATCTTTCAAGAACTCCTCTTCAGAAAGTCTCCAGGCTCCCGCAAAGGATGGAAATATTGCCCAACGATTGTCAGCCCCGAAACGGGATGATCCATCCGAACGAACATTTGCATTCAGGATATATTTGTCCTTATAAATATAAGTTGCACGGGCAAACCCGGATGCGATAGCCCATTCTTCAGGATAAGAATTTGCACCTGTCACAACACCTCCTGCTGTAATATAAGGAATATCATTATTCGGGAAGTTAGAACGCTGTCCGTGCACAAACTCCAGTCTCGATTCCTGAACCGAGAATCCAGCCAATGCATTAATGGCATGATCACCAAACACTTTATCATAGGTCAGAGTAGTCTCATTGATCCAAAGCTGATCCCGCGTATTGCGGCGGGCACCTATACCACCCTGGCTGGCATAAGAACGAAGTCCTACCGGTGGCATAAAGAATGTCTCATCAATAAAGCTAATATCTGTACCAAAACTGGTTTTCAGTAATAATTCTGGGATGATATTATATTCTGCTCCCACGTTAGCCAATACACGAAAAGTTTGAGCTTCATTGGTAGGAAGGGTTAACATAGCTACAGGATTCTCACGGGTTAAGCGCACCTGATCATATGCAAAATTACCGGAAGCATCATACACCGTTAAGTTTGGCGGAGAAAAGATTCCGCTTTTGGTTGCCCCTTCCTTTGAATTTTCTTCCTGAACACGTTTGTTAACCGCTCTTGTAAGATTGATTGCGGTAGAAAACCTAAGTTTGTCACTGTGCTGATGATTCAGATTTATACGACCACTTAAGCGATTGAAATCTGAGCCCAGCAGTACACCCCCCTGTTTCATATAACCAACTGAAGTATAATATTGTGTCTTCTCGCTTCCTCCTCTTGCAGAAAGTTCGTAGCTACGGGTACCTGCATTTCTAAAAATAGCATCCTGCCAATCCGTGTTCACATTGGAATTGGAAAATATTTGATCAGGGATAACTGCTTTCGGATCCTTCTCCTGCAGGATTTTGTAATAGTCTTTCATATAATCCTGATACTGTTCTGTATTCATGAAATCATAATACCTTTCACGTGGTACCTGGGAAAAACCTTCATACATGTTGAAGTTAAATTCACTTTGTCCGGCTACACCTTTTTTGGTCGTAATGAGGACAACACCATTCGCTGCTCTTGAACCATAGATAGAGGAAGATGCAGCATCTTTCAAAATTTCAATAGACTGAACGTCGGAAGGATTGATAGATGAAAGCACATTTATGCCCTGAGTTCCTCCTCCAAAATCAAAGGTAGAACCACCTGTAAAATTTGTTGTACTGTTAACCGGAATCCCGTCAACCACATACAACGGATCCGAACTGGCATTAATGGATGTCGTTCCCCTTACCCGTATACTGATTCCGCCTCCGGGTGAACCCGACTTCTGCGTCACCTGAACACCTCCGGCCTTACCTTGTATAGCCTGTGTAATACTAGGAAGCACCTCATCTTTAATTTCATTGGCTCCGATACTCGATACCGCACTGGGTAATGTAGCACGATTCATTGTACCATATCCTACTGCTACCACTTGTACAGAGTCAAGCACATTCGTTTCACTGCTCATTACGACCTGTATGTCTTTTCTGTTGCCAACTGTTTGCGTCAGGGCTTTATAACCAATCGATGAGAACTTTATTTTATTCTTAGGGCCGGCAGCGATCTGGAATTTACCACTTTCGTCTGTATTCGTAGCCTGATTAGTTCCGACTATAGTAACCGTCACGCCCGGCAAAGGTCCTTTCGGGCCATTCACAATTCCGGATACCGAAGCCTGTTTGCCAGATACAACCTGGCTACTGCTATCCTGTTTAACAGCACTGCTGTCTGTTACATTTGGTTTTACTGTTCCGGTAGAATCAGGGGTGACAACGACCTTAGCAGAGTCCTGCTGTGGCGGTACCGAATCCGTTGCAGCCTCCGTTTCGGCCTCAGCCTTACCACTGGATAAAGAGACTTCTAGAAGCCTCTGATTGTTTACGTGGACCTCTTGATTTTTAAAGCCGGATTTTATAACAACCAGAATCCCGTTAGGATCAGCTGAAATTTTAAATTCGCCGTTAGGATCTGTTAATCCCGTGTTTGATGTGCCTTTTTCAGTAATGACCACCCCTTCAATTGCCATTCCGGCGGAGTCAGTAACCTT
The Sphingobacterium spiritivorum genome window above contains:
- a CDS encoding SusC/RagA family TonB-linked outer membrane protein, with the protein product MAIEGVVITEKGTSNTGLTDPNGEFKISADPNGILVVIKSGFKNQEVHVNNQRLLEVSLSSGKAEAETEAATDSVPPQQDSAKVVVTPDSTGTVKPNVTDSSAVKQDSSSQVVSGKQASVSGIVNGPKGPLPGVTVTIVGTNQATNTDESGKFQIAAGPKNKIKFSSIGYKALTQTVGNRKDIQVVMSSETNVLDSVQVVAVGYGTMNRATLPSAVSSIGANEIKDEVLPSITQAIQGKAGGVQVTQKSGSPGGGISIRVRGTTSINASSDPLYVVDGIPVNSTTNFTGGSTFDFGGGTQGINVLSSINPSDVQSIEILKDAASSSIYGSRAANGVVLITTKKGVAGQSEFNFNMYEGFSQVPRERYYDFMNTEQYQDYMKDYYKILQEKDPKAVIPDQIFSNSNVNTDWQDAIFRNAGTRSYELSARGGSEKTQYYTSVGYMKQGGVLLGSDFNRLSGRINLNHQHSDKLRFSTAINLTRAVNKRVQEENSKEGATKSGIFSPPNLTVYDASGNFAYDQVRLTRENPVAMLTLPTNEAQTFRVLANVGAEYNIIPELLLKTSFGTDISFIDETFFMPPVGLRSYASQGGIGARRNTRDQLWINETTLTYDKVFGDHAINALAGFSVQESRLEFVHGQRSNFPNNDIPYITAGGVVTGANSYPEEWAIASGFARATYIYKDKYILNANVRSDGSSRFGADNRWAIFPSFAGAWRLSEEEFLKDSKILNDLKLRASWGITGNQNIGNYASRSLYSGNSNYLGMAGFIPNVLGDRDLKWETTRQWNVGIDAGFLNNRISLLADYYYKKTSDLLIGLPILTSSGYINRFTNSGDIENKGFEFELTTKNLVGEFKWTTSLNMTFNRNKVLALPEGLKEMRGGVGDLNRAIVGQPLGVFYGWQANGVNPQTGMIDYLGQDGSAVSPTDYKDHWMIGDPNPSFFGGITNNFAYKNFDLSIQGQFTYGNDIFNYNLASGLEGFNPSSNQFVDFVDRWRAPGDITDVPRPAPGDLSNGAVSSRFVEDGSFFRLRNITFGYTLPPAVAEKIKMKKLRWYVTVQNAYVFTKYRGYDPEVSSSHGGANTGLIYGYDYGSYPQPRIFTTGINMTF